A window of the Bacteroides thetaiotaomicron VPI-5482 genome harbors these coding sequences:
- a CDS encoding sigma-54-dependent transcriptional regulator has product MENGTILIVDDNKSVLASLELLLENEFGTVRTAANPNQITTLLTTTSIDVVILDMNFSAGINNGNEGLYWLKQIHEIRPSLPVVMLTAYGDVELAVKALKNGATDFLLKPWDNQILIRKIKEAYKSNNSKAKSASKATGKQGDTEKPSKPEMLIGHSPAMLQLIKVVTKVAKTDANILITGENGTGKEMLAKEIHRLSPRNSRQMLGIDMGAISESLFESELFGHERGAFTDAYESRPGKFEAANGSSLFMDEIGNLSIALQAKLLTVLQNRNVTRIGSNKVIPVDIRLISATNKDIPEMVKQGLFREDLFYRINTIHLEIPPLRERGDDILLFIDTFLRRFTSKYQRPDIRMHEQTIEKLRSYHWPGNIRELQHAIEKAVILCEGNVIRPKDILVKQSWKPQTASVVPNLEEVERQAIETAILQNNGNLTAAAEQLGISRQTLYNKLKRFKP; this is encoded by the coding sequence ATGGAAAACGGAACTATTTTAATAGTAGATGATAATAAAAGCGTGCTAGCTTCACTGGAGTTATTGCTCGAGAATGAGTTCGGTACAGTTCGCACCGCCGCCAATCCCAATCAAATCACCACGTTACTGACTACCACCTCTATCGACGTCGTTATCCTTGACATGAATTTCTCTGCCGGCATAAACAATGGCAATGAAGGGCTGTACTGGTTAAAACAAATCCACGAAATCCGCCCATCTTTGCCGGTGGTTATGCTGACTGCTTACGGAGACGTTGAATTGGCGGTAAAAGCACTAAAAAACGGGGCTACTGATTTTTTACTCAAACCTTGGGATAATCAGATTCTGATTCGGAAGATAAAGGAGGCTTATAAAAGTAACAACAGCAAAGCCAAAAGCGCTTCAAAGGCAACCGGCAAACAGGGGGATACCGAGAAACCGAGCAAACCGGAAATGTTGATCGGCCACTCTCCCGCAATGCTCCAGTTGATTAAAGTGGTCACGAAAGTAGCCAAAACCGACGCCAACATCCTGATCACAGGAGAGAACGGAACAGGAAAAGAGATGTTAGCCAAAGAGATACATCGTTTATCTCCCCGAAATTCCCGTCAAATGCTTGGCATTGATATGGGCGCTATCAGTGAATCACTCTTCGAAAGTGAACTGTTCGGACACGAACGCGGAGCGTTTACCGACGCATACGAAAGTCGCCCGGGAAAATTCGAAGCGGCCAACGGCAGTTCCCTCTTTATGGACGAAATCGGAAACCTTTCCATTGCACTGCAAGCCAAACTATTGACTGTACTACAGAACCGGAATGTCACCCGAATCGGAAGTAACAAAGTGATTCCCGTTGATATCCGGCTGATCTCTGCTACCAATAAAGATATTCCGGAAATGGTAAAGCAAGGACTGTTTCGGGAAGATTTGTTCTACCGTATCAACACCATTCATCTGGAAATCCCTCCTTTAAGGGAACGGGGAGACGATATCCTATTATTCATAGATACTTTCCTCCGTCGTTTTACTTCCAAATATCAACGGCCGGACATACGGATGCACGAGCAAACGATTGAGAAACTACGCTCCTATCACTGGCCGGGCAATATCCGCGAACTGCAACACGCCATCGAAAAAGCGGTGATCTTATGCGAAGGCAACGTGATACGCCCCAAAGATATTCTGGTAAAGCAAAGCTGGAAACCTCAGACGGCAAGTGTCGTCCCCAATCTGGAGGAAGTAGAACGGCAAGCCATCGAAACAGCAATCCTCCAAAACAATGGAAATCTGACAGCCGCCGCCGAACAATTAGGCATCAGCCGACAAACTCTCTATAATAAACTGAAACGATTCAAACCCTGA
- a CDS encoding sensor histidine kinase has translation MIFSRHIYWTILLRILLILATSGTGLWLIISQRGIIIGMLLIICSLFQIGGIVTYLNNINRKLRLFFDAIEDRDNTFSYPEQGINEEQQQLNRSLNRINALLAQTKMDYQKQEHFYRSLLEKVPNGIIAWNNSKKIIFVNNTALTLLNIESLTLYSQLENILQNEKNRKRLSLSQSQMKLQDETITLLSIQDIDDRLNENESESWSKLSHVLTHEIMNTIAPIISLSQTLASYPEISEKGIRGLHIIQAQSERLMEFTESFRHLSYLPQPEKRLFSLSDLLHNLEELLQTNFQENNISFTLRCSPEPMMTEGDEKQLSQVFLNLLKNAMQALEGHPHGELSLQAEQDEYIVIDITDNGPGIPPEIMDKVFIPFFTTKSEGTGIGLSLCKEIIRRHEGHLAIKESRAGKTVFHIELP, from the coding sequence ATGATATTCAGTCGACATATCTATTGGACCATATTGCTTCGTATCCTGCTCATCCTCGCAACTTCGGGAACAGGGCTGTGGCTCATCATCTCCCAACGTGGCATCATCATCGGTATGTTACTAATCATCTGCTCCTTGTTTCAAATCGGCGGAATAGTCACTTATCTCAATAACATCAACCGGAAACTCCGGCTTTTCTTTGATGCCATCGAGGACAGAGATAATACATTCAGCTACCCCGAGCAAGGAATAAACGAAGAGCAACAACAGCTGAACCGTTCACTGAACCGGATCAACGCCCTATTGGCACAAACCAAAATGGACTACCAGAAACAGGAACATTTCTACCGGTCTCTGCTGGAGAAAGTACCCAACGGAATCATAGCCTGGAACAACTCCAAGAAAATAATCTTCGTCAACAACACAGCGTTGACCTTACTAAACATCGAATCACTGACTCTATATTCCCAACTGGAAAATATCCTGCAGAATGAGAAGAACAGAAAAAGACTCAGCCTCTCCCAAAGTCAGATGAAACTACAAGACGAAACAATCACCTTGCTTTCCATACAAGACATTGACGACCGGCTCAACGAAAACGAAAGTGAATCATGGAGCAAACTCAGTCATGTCCTGACTCATGAGATCATGAACACGATCGCTCCCATTATCTCACTGTCTCAGACACTGGCTTCCTATCCGGAAATCAGCGAGAAAGGAATCCGCGGGCTTCACATTATTCAGGCGCAAAGCGAACGGCTGATGGAATTTACCGAATCTTTCCGGCATCTGTCCTATCTTCCGCAGCCCGAAAAGCGTCTCTTTTCCCTATCCGACTTATTACACAATCTGGAGGAACTGCTTCAAACCAATTTTCAAGAAAACAATATCTCCTTTACACTCCGGTGCTCCCCCGAACCGATGATGACCGAAGGAGACGAAAAGCAACTGTCACAAGTGTTTCTCAATCTGTTGAAAAACGCCATGCAGGCATTGGAGGGGCATCCGCATGGAGAGCTTTCCCTGCAAGCAGAACAAGACGAATATATAGTCATAGACATCACCGACAATGGTCCCGGTATTCCTCCCGAAATTATGGACAAAGTATTCATCCCCTTTTTTACGACTAAATCAGAAGGTACAGGCATCGGACTGAGCCTGTGCAAAGAAATTATCCGCCGCCACGAAGGGCATTTGGCTATCAAAGAAAGCAGAGCCGGAAAAACGGTTTTTCATATTGA